From the genome of Elusimicrobiota bacterium:
GGGTGGATTTTAAACTTCTCAAGGCGGTGCGGGAGATCAACGAACACCAGCGCCATTGGGCGGTGGAGCGCCTTCGGCAAGCCCTTTGGAATTTGCGGGGGAAAACCGTGGCCGTCTGGGGGCTGGCCTTTAAGCCCGACACCGACGATTTGCGAAACGCCCCCGCCCTGGACATCATCCACGCCCTCCAGGCCGAAGGGTGCAAGGTGAACGCCCACGATCCCGTGGCCATGGAAAAGGCCGGCCCGCTCCTGCCGGGGGTCCGCTTCGTCAAATCCCCTCTGGACGCCGTTCGGGAGGCCGACGCCCTTCTGGTCGCCACCGAGTGGAAAGAGTACAAGGCCATCGAACTTTCCCGCGTCAAAGCCCTTTTGCGCACGCCGGTTCTCGTCGACGGACGAAACCTCTTCGATCCCGCCGCCGCCGCGGCCTTGGGCTTCCTTTACCACAGCGTGGGCCGGGGTTCCGCGGGACTCGCCGGTCACTAACGCGGTTCTTTAAAATCCACTGAAACGATCTTGCAACACTTTGGCCGACCCGCCTTGACAGGGGGGGGAGGCCGGACTATACTTATTTTTCGAGGGGAAGCTTAAGTTGTACAAGTTACACTAATTACACTACGGATTTTTGGGGGCTTCCGATGCGGGAGAAGCGGGAGCGGGTGTTCACCACTTTTCAAATCGCCGAGATGTGCAGCGTCCGCCCCACGACGGTCATTAAGTGGGCCAATCAGCAACGGATCAAAGCCTACACCACCCCAGGGGGGCATCGGCGAGTGCTGGAATCGGACTTCCTCGAGTTTCTCAAGAAATACAACCTTCCCATCCCCATGGAACTGGGCGCGGGCCGCCGCCGGGTGTTGGTGGTGGAAGACGAAACGGATTTGGGCCAATTGCTGGTCCGCTCCCTTCAACGCGCCTCCAAGGATTTGGACGTCCGCTGGACCCGCGACGGCGTCGAAGCCCTCTTGGACATCGGCAAAACCCCCCCCGATCTTGTTTTGTTGGACGTCGCCATGCCCTTGGTGGACGGAACCCGCGTTTTGGCCACTCTCCGGTCGGATCCCAAAACCCAGGGCGTCAAGGTCATCGGCATGACGGGCCAGCGTCTGACCAACGAACGGCTCGAAGCCTTTAAAAAGAACAGCCACGCTTTTTTCCTCAAACCCTTTAAAATGGCCGATGTGCTGACGTCGGCCATGGACCTGCTGGGCCTCCTCCCGGCCGCCAAACTTAAAACGGTGGGGGCGCACTGACATGTCCACCCGCGATCGATCCAAAAATCCCGTTCCCAAGTCCCAACCCCATCGTTCGACGATCAAAGAAATCGCCACCGCCGCGGCTTCGGTCCCCGTGCCGGCCGTCTTGCCGACCGTTCTGCCGGGGGCGGCGCCCGAAACCCTGCCCGCCGTCCAAATGTTGCTGGCCTATTTGGAGCAGGAGGGCGTGGACACGATTTTCGGCATTCCCGGCGGTCCCCTGATGCCCTTGTATGAGGGCATTTTCGACCGCGGGAAAATGCGCCCCATCATCACCAAGCACGAAGAAGGCGCCGCCTTCATGGCCGACGGTTACGCCCGGGTGTCCGGGCGCCTGGGGGTCTGTTGCACCACCACCGGCCCCGGCGCCACCAACGCCATGACGGGCGTGGCCTGCGCCTTTCGCGATTCCGTTCCCATCCTAATTTTAACCGCCCAAATCGCCTTGGCCGCCTTCGGCAAGGGCGCGGCCCAGGAAAGCTCGCCTTTGGGCATCGACATCGTCGACATGTATAAGGACCTGACCAAGGCCAGCGTGATGCTCATGGCCCCGGAGAAAATCGCCGAATTGACCCGGCACTTGCTTCGCACGGGCCTGTCCGGCCGCCCGGGCCCCATCCATTTAAGCCTCCCCGCCGACATGGTGAAACGTCCGGTTCCGGTGGACCTTCGGACGCCGTCCCAGTATCGGCCCCAGGCCGAGGTGTTCGACCGCCGGTCGGTGAAGGAAGCCGCCAAACTTTTGCTCCGCGCCCATCGTCCCGCCATTTTGGCGGGGTACGGCGTGCATCTCTCTCGGGCCTACGATGAACTTAAAGTGTTGGCCGAACGCCTCAAAATCCCGGTGGCCACGACGCCCAAAGCCAAAGGGGTGTTTCCCGAAGACCACATTTTGTCCCTGGGCATTTTCGGATTGGCCGGCTCGCCCCAGGCGGACGCGGTTCTCCTCTCCGACGAAACGGACTTGGTCTTGGCCATCGGCACCAGCTTCAGCGAAGCGGGCTCCCACGCCTGGGACCCCCGCTTTATGAACGGGAAGGAACTGATGCACATCGACGTGGACCCCCGGGAAATCGGAAAAAATTTCCCCGTGAAGGTCGGCTTGGTGGGCGACGCCAAACAAGTCCTTCTGGAATTGAACTATCAAATTGAGCGCGACTCCCGTTGGTTGGACACCACCATGGATTTCGGCTACCGCCTGGCCGCGGTGCGGGCCCTGAAGGCCATGCACCCCCGCATCATGGACGCCAAGAGCATGGAGGACGAATCCCTGCCCCTTCGGCCTCAACGCGTGATCGCCGAAATGCGCCGGGCCCTCCCCGACAACGCCATCGTTTTCTGCGACATCGGCAATGTCATGGCCTGGGCCCTCCACTATTTCCCCGTCCGGGAACCCGGAACCTTCTTCATCAACATGGGCTTCGGCTCCATGGGCCACGCGGTGGCCGGGGCCATCGGCGGGAAAGTGGCCGCCAAAGACCGCCCCGTGGTGGCCCTCGTGGGCGACGGGGCCTTTGCCATGAACGGCATGGAAGTTCACACCGCCGTGGAAAACGATATCCCCGTCGTTTGGCTGGTCATGAACAACGGCGGGCACGGCATGGTCCACGTCGGCGAAACGCTTCAATTCAAAGGCAAGTTCAACACGGCCCAGTTCAATCAACGTTTGGACGTGGCGAAAATCGCCGACGCGGTGGGGGCTCTGTCTTTTGTGGTGGATCGCGCGGGCGATACCGAAAAAGCCCTTCGCCAGGCCCTGGCTTCGGGACGCCCCTGCGTTATCGATGTTCGCACCGATCCGGAAGCGATGCCGCCCACCGGCATTCGTTTGGCGACGCTGGAACGTTTTTTCCAGGGCCGGGGATAACGGTTGAGGGCGGACCCGGAAGCACCATGAGTCCTCGCCGAAACCGACCGTCTTGGGTGGTGGGACCCCATCTTCTTCCCCCGTCTCCGTTCGACGATCACGATTTGGTTTTGGCTTTCGAGCCGCGCCCCTTGGGCGCGGCTTTTTTTTCGCGGGAAAGGGGGAATCACTGGTGAAGAAACTTCGCGGGATGGTGTCAATGGGCCTGGCCGGTTTAATGTTGACGGGGGGGCAAAACGTTTTTGCCGGAGGCGAACCCCGGAAAATTCAACGCGTCGTTGTTTGCGATGACAATCGGGACCCCCTCACGCTCGATCCTTTTTACGAGTTGTCGGAAAAAAAGCACACTCTGATCCAACAAATCATGGAAGGGCTGGTTCGGTTCGACGCCAACGCGCAAGTCGTTCCCGTGCTCGCCGAACGGTGGGAGCAGGTGGATCCGAGGCACCTTCGGTTTTTCCTGCGGAAAAACGTGAAATTCCACAACGGCGAGCCCTTCGACGCCGAAAGCGTTCGCTTTACCCTCCAACACTTCATCGATCCGGCCACCCATTCTCCGGTCAGCGGATTGTTGAGCAGCATTGAAGGAGTCCGGGTTTTGGACGATCATACGGTGGACATCGTGACCCGCCAGCCGGACGGGTTGTTGTTGCGGCGTTTGGCGGGCCTGGTGGTGTTCGTTCCCGCCAAAGACTACGCGGCCCGGGGGCCGGAGGCCTTCGCGAAGAACCCCGTGGGCACGGGCCCCTTCCGGATGAAGGAATGGAAGCCGAACGAGGAAATCGTTTTGGAAACCAATCGGGATTATTGGTCGCCCCAAAAGCCGAATTTTGACGAGCTCGTCATGCGGTTTTTGCCCACCGCCGAGGAGCAGATGCGGGAATTGCTGAAGGGCAACGTGGATTTAATGACGGAATTGCCCGGCACCTACACCCTGCGCGTCCAGGAAAACGCGAAAACGCGCGTGATCAAGCGGGAGGCGCTCTACACTGTCGGCGGCCATTTCAACACCTCCTTGCCGCCCTTCGACGATGTCCGAGTGCGCCGGGCCATCAATTTGGCCCTCAATAAAGAGGAATTCATTCGTTACGACCTCTTGGGGAACGGTGAAATCGTGGCCACGGTCTGCGCCCCGGGCCAAATCGGCCACGATGCCAATTTGCAGCCGTATCCATACGATTTGTCGAAGGCCAAGGCCCTGATGGCGGCCGCGGGGGTGAAAAC
Proteins encoded in this window:
- a CDS encoding response regulator; translation: MREKRERVFTTFQIAEMCSVRPTTVIKWANQQRIKAYTTPGGHRRVLESDFLEFLKKYNLPIPMELGAGRRRVLVVEDETDLGQLLVRSLQRASKDLDVRWTRDGVEALLDIGKTPPDLVLLDVAMPLVDGTRVLATLRSDPKTQGVKVIGMTGQRLTNERLEAFKKNSHAFFLKPFKMADVLTSAMDLLGLLPAAKLKTVGAH
- a CDS encoding ABC transporter substrate-binding protein, with the translated sequence MKKLRGMVSMGLAGLMLTGGQNVFAGGEPRKIQRVVVCDDNRDPLTLDPFYELSEKKHTLIQQIMEGLVRFDANAQVVPVLAERWEQVDPRHLRFFLRKNVKFHNGEPFDAESVRFTLQHFIDPATHSPVSGLLSSIEGVRVLDDHTVDIVTRQPDGLLLRRLAGLVVFVPAKDYAARGPEAFAKNPVGTGPFRMKEWKPNEEIVLETNRDYWSPQKPNFDELVMRFLPTAEEQMRELLKGNVDLMTELPGTYTLRVQENAKTRVIKREALYTVGGHFNTSLPPFDDVRVRRAINLALNKEEFIRYDLLGNGEIVATVCAPGQIGHDANLQPYPYDLSKAKALMAAAGVKTPVHMGIFLVPFVERPARIIKKQLEAIGIDVEIHVFPEGEAISAFKSRPWNLGLTTLPSPIAHVAFPLGLFFYSNSFFSMHHDPVFDRMYEKATSIMDPAESEKAFQELERKVYDDALGIFLYRRIKTYAVSKRVRFSPYLTGMPHFVDAVSLVAEEANKK
- a CDS encoding thiamine pyrophosphate-binding protein — its product is MSTRDRSKNPVPKSQPHRSTIKEIATAAASVPVPAVLPTVLPGAAPETLPAVQMLLAYLEQEGVDTIFGIPGGPLMPLYEGIFDRGKMRPIITKHEEGAAFMADGYARVSGRLGVCCTTTGPGATNAMTGVACAFRDSVPILILTAQIALAAFGKGAAQESSPLGIDIVDMYKDLTKASVMLMAPEKIAELTRHLLRTGLSGRPGPIHLSLPADMVKRPVPVDLRTPSQYRPQAEVFDRRSVKEAAKLLLRAHRPAILAGYGVHLSRAYDELKVLAERLKIPVATTPKAKGVFPEDHILSLGIFGLAGSPQADAVLLSDETDLVLAIGTSFSEAGSHAWDPRFMNGKELMHIDVDPREIGKNFPVKVGLVGDAKQVLLELNYQIERDSRWLDTTMDFGYRLAAVRALKAMHPRIMDAKSMEDESLPLRPQRVIAEMRRALPDNAIVFCDIGNVMAWALHYFPVREPGTFFINMGFGSMGHAVAGAIGGKVAAKDRPVVALVGDGAFAMNGMEVHTAVENDIPVVWLVMNNGGHGMVHVGETLQFKGKFNTAQFNQRLDVAKIADAVGALSFVVDRAGDTEKALRQALASGRPCVIDVRTDPEAMPPTGIRLATLERFFQGRG